The Streptococcus marmotae genome contains the following window.
CTGGAGATGCTGGAAATCGTGAATACGGTCAGTCAAAGCTTACCCATACTCCTTCTCCTCTCTTTGAAGGAACTCCAGATGAGCAATTGGTCTTGATGAGCCATGGAGATGCGGTAACAGAGATTCCTGACAACTTTGTTCGTACAGGCACTTCTGCTGATTGTCCTTATGCAGCCATTGAAAATCCTGATAAGCAGATTTATGGGATTCAATTCCACCCAGAGGTTCGTCATTCTGTTTATGGAAATGATATTTTGCGTAACTTTGCGATTAATATCTGCGGAGCAAAAGGCGACTGGTCAATGGATAATTTCATTGATATGCAGATTGCGCAAATCCGTGAAACGGTTGGAGATAAAAAAGTCCTTCTTGGGCTTTCTGGTGGTGTTGACTCATCTGTCGTTGGGGTTCTTCTGCAAAAAGCAATCGGTGACCAGTTGATCTGTATTTTCGTTGATCATGGGCTTCTCCGTAAGGGTGAAGCTGACCAAGTCATGGATATGTTGGGAGGTAAATTCGGTCTCAATATTGTCAAAGCTGATGCTGCAAAACGCTTCCTTGATAAATTAGCAGGTGTATCTGATCCTGAGCAAAAACGCAAAATTATCGGTAATGAATTTGTTTATGTCTTTGATGACGAAGCAAGCAAGCTAACAGATGTCGCATTTCTTGCCCAAGGAACACTTTATACGGATGTCATCGAATCTGGGACAGATACTGCTCAAACCATTAAATCCCACCACAATGTAGGGGGATTACCAGAAGATATGCAGTTCAAATTGATTGAGCCACTCAATACCCTTTACAAAGACGAAGTGCGTGCCTTAGGAACAGAACTTGGTATGCCTGATGAAATCGTGTGGCGTCAGCCATTCCCAGGACCAGGACTGGCTATTCGTGTCATGGGGGAAATCACCGAAGAAAAACTGGAAACGGTACGTGAATCAGATGCCATTCTTCGTGAAGAGATTGCAAAAGCTGGACTTGACCGAGACATCTGGCAATACTTCACAGTGAACACTGGTGTACGTTCTGTTGGGGTTATGGGAGACGGCCGTACCTATGACTATACGATTGCGATTCGTGCTATTACATCTATTGACGGCATGACCGCAGACTTCGCCAAGATTCCATGGGAAGTCCTTCAAAAAATCTCTGTTCGTATCGTCAACGAAGTCGATCACGTTAACCGCATTGTCTATGACATTACCAGCAAACCACCAGCAACTGTTGAGTGGGAATAATTGATACTCGTCAAAAATCAACATCTAACGTCGTTAACTCACCTTGCTTCAACAGTCCAGCGGACTGTTGAAGGTTGGAAATAAGGATTATGAAATAATCTTCAGTTAACCTCCGCTACCCTGCGGTTTTTAGGACACAAGCTACGTTGATAGATGTTGAATTTTATAGAGTATGAGTCACCTTCCCGCTCTTTTTCATATCTGTTTAGTAGATAAAATAGCACCCGTTTTAAGGTGCTATTTTTATTATGGCTGGTGAATAATCGTCTCATCCATGTCTGTAATGACACCATTTTGATAAACACGATAGAGAGAATGATCATTTCCTTGAAGAAGGTTAAACGGCATCGTATCTGTACGATTATAGTTATCTTCAATGATTTGCCATTCTTTTTCACCCAATATCATGGTAGCATATTTGATTGTATCTTGACCACTTTCAAGTGTTACACCTGTATTTTTTCCATGTAGAGCATCTGCAGTACTTAAGCTACTGCTTGTTTCTGTGCTACTCGAAGCTGTGCTTGAACTGGTACTAGAAACCTGACTTGTAGTCCCTGTAGAACTTTCCTTACTAGTTTGGTCCTGACTTTGGGAACAAGCAGTTAATAAAAGTAATGTAGATAATAGAGTTAGACTCATTTTATAGGTTGTTTTCAACTGTAAATCCTCCTAATCTCGGTGAATGGTAAAGCCAGTTGCTTGCTTGGTTGCCATAATCGTCATATCTGAAATCTGAACATGGCGGGGTTGATTAGCAACGAATAGGACACTTTGCGCAATATCTTCTGCTTGTAATGCTTCAATACCTTGGTAAACTGTCGCTGCTCGCTCCCTATCTCCATGGAAGCGAACCTCGCTAAAATCTGTTTCTACAATCCCTGGCTGAATGGTCGTTACCTTGATATTTGTTTCAATCGTATCAATCCGGATACCGTCACTCAAGAACTTGACCGCTGATTTAGTAGCTGCATAAACTGCTGCACCAGCATAAGCATAGATTCCAGCTGTGGAGCCAATATTGATGATATGACCTGTATTTCGTGCGACCATGCTTGGCAAGAGCTGACGAGTAACATAAAGAAGTCCCTTGACATTGGTATCCAGCATGGTCACCATATCAGACACGTTCGATTCATAGAATTTATCAAGTCCTAAAGCTAATCCCGCATTGTTGACTAAAATGTCTATTTGAGGAACCTGAGCAAGAATCTGCTCACAAACAGTCACTACTTCTGCTGCTTGTGTGACATCCATTTGGTAGTAATGGACAGTGACACCATATTTTGCTGTCAAATCTGCCTGAATCTCTTTTAACTTCTCCACTCTTCGTCCTGTAATAATCAGATGATCTCGATTTTCAGCAAATGCATAGGCAATCGCCTTTCCGATACCACTTGTCGCGCCAGTAATCAGTACATATCGTGTCATATCGCACCTCCCTTTTTAGATTCATTATACCACTTTTTTTGAGAAAAATGAATGAAGAGAAGAAAAAAGCAGAAAACCATAAACGGTTTCTACCTTTTTACTCTAAAATAAAGTCATCAAACGAATCAAGTAGACATTGAAGTGTACTTGCCGTGAATAGTAGATATTGCCACCATTCACATAGAGTTTGCCACCGTTTAACAGAGCCATGGGGTGATAATAGGTATAGGTTGCGGCGGTGGTATTCCCAAGACTAGGGGCAACCACTTCTCTTGAATAGGTTGTTGCTAATTCAATCGTATTTTTCCCACCGTTTTTGGCAATGTAATCAATATAAGCTGGTCCATAATTATAGGCTTGAACGGCTGTCCAAACATCGACCTTGGCTTCTTCTGCAAGGGTTAGAGTTTGTGTGAGGTACTCGACACCCTGGCGGATACTTTCCTTGCTATCTGTAATGGTATCTGCATATCCTGAAGCTGATTCGCTTGATTGCATGACATCAGCTTGCTGCCCCTTCGTTTCCGTGTAAATCATTGCTAGCACTAATTCTTCATTAGCCTTGGTATCATTTTCGGCCAAGATTTCCTGCACCATAGGTTGATAGGTCATGACCTGTTTGACAGCTTGGTGTGCTTTGTAGAATTGGTAAGCTAGAAAAACAAGGACGATGAGGGCAATCGTTCTTGTTAGTTTTCTCATGTTATTTGCTCTTAATATCTTCTATATTCTTAATGAG
Protein-coding sequences here:
- the guaA gene encoding glutamine-hydrolyzing GMP synthase: MTSKDVEKIIVLDYGSQYNQLISRRIREIGVFSELKSHKISAADVKEINPIGIVLSGGPNSVYEEGSFDIDPEIFELGIPILGICYGMQLITHKLGGKVVPAGDAGNREYGQSKLTHTPSPLFEGTPDEQLVLMSHGDAVTEIPDNFVRTGTSADCPYAAIENPDKQIYGIQFHPEVRHSVYGNDILRNFAINICGAKGDWSMDNFIDMQIAQIRETVGDKKVLLGLSGGVDSSVVGVLLQKAIGDQLICIFVDHGLLRKGEADQVMDMLGGKFGLNIVKADAAKRFLDKLAGVSDPEQKRKIIGNEFVYVFDDEASKLTDVAFLAQGTLYTDVIESGTDTAQTIKSHHNVGGLPEDMQFKLIEPLNTLYKDEVRALGTELGMPDEIVWRQPFPGPGLAIRVMGEITEEKLETVRESDAILREEIAKAGLDRDIWQYFTVNTGVRSVGVMGDGRTYDYTIAIRAITSIDGMTADFAKIPWEVLQKISVRIVNEVDHVNRIVYDITSKPPATVEWE
- a CDS encoding lipase chaperone; protein product: MKTTYKMSLTLLSTLLLLTACSQSQDQTSKESSTGTTSQVSSTSSSTASSSTETSSSLSTADALHGKNTGVTLESGQDTIKYATMILGEKEWQIIEDNYNRTDTMPFNLLQGNDHSLYRVYQNGVITDMDETIIHQP
- a CDS encoding SDR family NAD(P)-dependent oxidoreductase, with the protein product MTRYVLITGATSGIGKAIAYAFAENRDHLIITGRRVEKLKEIQADLTAKYGVTVHYYQMDVTQAAEVVTVCEQILAQVPQIDILVNNAGLALGLDKFYESNVSDMVTMLDTNVKGLLYVTRQLLPSMVARNTGHIINIGSTAGIYAYAGAAVYAATKSAVKFLSDGIRIDTIETNIKVTTIQPGIVETDFSEVRFHGDRERAATVYQGIEALQAEDIAQSVLFVANQPRHVQISDMTIMATKQATGFTIHRD
- a CDS encoding lysozyme family protein, producing MRKLTRTIALIVLVFLAYQFYKAHQAVKQVMTYQPMVQEILAENDTKANEELVLAMIYTETKGQQADVMQSSESASGYADTITDSKESIRQGVEYLTQTLTLAEEAKVDVWTAVQAYNYGPAYIDYIAKNGGKNTIELATTYSREVVAPSLGNTTAATYTYYHPMALLNGGKLYVNGGNIYYSRQVHFNVYLIRLMTLF